GGCGTCGGGCTGCCCGGGATTATCGCACTGCGCCGCGCCGGCACGAGTCCCAATCCGAACCGGCCCACAACCGCCTTGGTGGTCACCGGCCCGTACCGATTCACCCGGAATCCTCTCTACCTCTCGATGGCGTTTATCTACGCGGGGATCGCGCTCGCCGCGTCCCTCTTGGGTGCACTCGTGCTGCTACCGGTCGCCATGGTGATCGTCGATCGGAACGCCATGCTCGAAGAAGCGTATCTGGAGCGGAGGTTCGGCGACGCCTACCGCGCGTACAAGGC
This genomic stretch from bacterium harbors:
- a CDS encoding isoprenylcysteine carboxylmethyltransferase family protein — translated: MSKHSETVGAHLPAPLVFVGLFVVGLGLHGVLPHAEFAGTVRAIGWGMAIVGFVGVGLPGIIALRRAGTSPNPNRPTTALVVTGPYRFTRNPLYLSMAFIYAGIALAASLLGALVLLPVAMVIVDRNAMLEEAYLERRFGDAYRAYKA